A stretch of Candidatus Sulfotelmatobacter sp. DNA encodes these proteins:
- a CDS encoding 2OG-Fe(II) oxygenase codes for MELTSARAAELVPRTASAPVEIAPGVYVLRAFAPVEAAAAVMIAADSPCWVPAGINENLAVDASIREAEFLPEELHRPHAGAYRDRLAVVTARLAAKVAPGSVLTECQLVRYHVGGKYVEHRDRPAPDDPRRTLSLVCYLNDDLAGGATALLDADVVVQPSPGVAIAFSPSLLHRAEPVARGTKYVITAWYGVPDGRE; via the coding sequence TTGGAGCTGACCAGCGCGCGGGCGGCCGAGCTGGTCCCGCGCACCGCGAGCGCCCCCGTCGAGATCGCGCCGGGCGTCTACGTGTTGCGCGCCTTCGCGCCGGTCGAAGCGGCGGCGGCGGTGATGATCGCGGCCGATTCGCCGTGTTGGGTGCCGGCCGGCATCAACGAGAACCTCGCGGTCGACGCGTCGATCCGCGAGGCGGAGTTCTTGCCCGAGGAGCTGCATCGTCCGCACGCCGGCGCGTATCGCGATCGACTCGCCGTCGTCACCGCACGACTTGCGGCCAAGGTAGCGCCCGGGTCGGTGCTGACCGAATGCCAACTGGTTCGCTATCACGTCGGCGGCAAGTACGTCGAGCACCGCGATCGGCCCGCGCCCGACGACCCGCGCCGGACGCTCTCGCTGGTGTGCTATCTCAACGACGATCTGGCGGGCGGCGCGACGGCGCTGCTCGACGCGGACGTGGTCGTGCAGCCCTCGCCCGGCGTCGCGATCGCCTTCTCGCCCTCGCTGCTGCACCGCGCCGAGCCGGTCGCGCGCGGCACGAAGTACGTCATCACCGCTTGGTATGGGGTGCCCGATGGAAGAGAGTGA
- a CDS encoding MarR family transcriptional regulator, with protein sequence MKQDFIGRTLAQLPDKREDDDVVQVASRLYRVLSFLDRRLADVFGKLGLKHGEVDVLNSLALGGEEPKNPGTVAASLICSSGAMTNRLDRLERAGYIERQHGTADRRSVLLSITPEGRRAVQRANAARDAVADQIVPGLTAAERKQLTGLLRKMLIAFENDES encoded by the coding sequence GTGAAACAGGACTTCATCGGCCGAACGCTCGCCCAGCTGCCGGACAAGCGAGAGGACGACGACGTCGTGCAAGTCGCGAGCCGGCTCTATCGGGTACTTTCTTTCCTCGACCGGCGGCTGGCCGACGTGTTCGGCAAGCTGGGACTCAAGCACGGCGAGGTCGACGTGCTCAATTCGCTGGCCTTGGGCGGCGAGGAGCCGAAGAATCCCGGCACCGTCGCCGCATCGCTCATCTGCTCGTCGGGCGCGATGACCAACCGGCTCGATCGCCTCGAGCGTGCCGGCTACATCGAGCGCCAGCACGGCACCGCCGACCGCCGTTCGGTGCTGCTCTCGATCACGCCCGAAGGACGGCGCGCGGTGCAGCGCGCGAACGCCGCGCGCGACGCGGTCGCCGACCAGATCGTCCCCGGCCTCACCGCCGCGGAACGCAAACAGCTCACGGGCCTCTTGCGCAAGATGCTGATCGCGTTCGAGAACGACGAGAGCTGA
- a CDS encoding glucose 1-dehydrogenase — MNSLTGKVAIVTGGSKGIGAGIARGLASAGAAVAVNYSSDRAGAERVVTAIREAGGRALAVQGDVAKGADVERLFAETAKELGPPSIVVNNAGVYRFDPIEQVTEDEFRREFDTNVLGTLLVSREAAKTFPAAGGSIVNISSVASTAHMPGASVYSATKAALDAVTRSLAAELGPRKIRVNTVAPGPVDTEGSQAAGVIGSDFEKAMVAQTPLGRIAKPDDIAPVVVFLASDDAGWLTGERVSASGGLH, encoded by the coding sequence ATGAACAGCTTGACCGGGAAGGTGGCCATCGTCACCGGCGGCTCCAAGGGCATCGGCGCCGGGATCGCGCGCGGTCTCGCCAGCGCCGGCGCGGCCGTCGCCGTGAACTATTCGTCCGACCGGGCCGGCGCCGAGCGCGTCGTGACCGCGATCCGCGAGGCCGGCGGCCGCGCCCTCGCCGTCCAGGGCGACGTCGCGAAGGGCGCCGACGTCGAGCGGCTGTTCGCCGAGACGGCCAAGGAGCTGGGGCCGCCGAGCATCGTCGTCAACAACGCGGGCGTGTACCGCTTCGATCCGATCGAGCAGGTCACCGAGGACGAGTTCCGCCGCGAGTTCGACACCAACGTGCTCGGCACGCTGTTGGTCAGCCGCGAAGCGGCCAAGACGTTTCCCGCCGCGGGCGGCAGCATCGTCAACATCAGCTCGGTCGCGAGCACGGCACACATGCCGGGCGCGTCCGTCTACTCAGCGACGAAGGCCGCGCTTGACGCGGTGACGCGTTCGCTGGCCGCCGAGCTGGGGCCGCGCAAGATTCGCGTCAACACCGTCGCGCCGGGCCCGGTCGACACCGAAGGCTCGCAGGCCGCCGGCGTCATCGGCAGCGACTTCGAGAAGGCGATGGTCGCGCAGACGCCGCTCGGACGCATCGCGAAGCCCGACGACATCGCGCCGGTCGTGGTGTTCCTAGCCTCCGACGACGCGGGCTGGCTGACCGGTGAGCGCGTGAGCGCGTCGGGCGGTCTTCACTAA